TTTCATGACGGCGAAGCTCCTCACCCCTTCTCTATTCTTAACTACCGGGAACAAGAGAAGCTTATCGATTTCGGAGTAAAGGATTTAGGCGACTATACCCATAAACTGGTTAACACGTTACGAAACGGCCAGAAGGTAACCGTTGAAGGGGGTTACGGCCACTTTCAGATCAGCGGAGCGCCACAGCAAGTCTGGATAGGCGCAGGTATCGGTATTGTTCCTATGATATCCCGCCTCTACTGGTTATCCCGTAAAGCAGCAAAGGGAGAGCATAAACTTCAGTCCGTTCACCTGTTTTACTGCGTTAACTCTGAGAAAGAGGCTTTCTTCAGGGACGAAATCACCTCACTAATCGGTAACCTGCTCAACCGGCTCGACTTTATAAAATTTGAACTGGTTGATGCAGAAAAAGGAGAATTACTCGGTGCAGAAAGGGTTTACAACGCAGGTAAAGAACTGGAGTTTGATATCAGCTTCTGTGGTCCGCACGCCTTTGCAGACCAACTCAAATCCGGCTTAACAGCTCTCGGTTTTGACCCTGAACGCTTCCATAGAGAGCAATTTAAGATGCGTTAATCTTTTTCCTCTCTCTCCCTTTAGAACGTGCGCCCTTTGCGCACGTTTTTGCTTTTACAACCCTGCTCCACTCTCCTTTACACAGATTTACATAACCTGACGTACTCTTACGTACATTAGAATATACTTATATTAAACCAGTACGGAGGACGTCATTATGAAAGGCACAACACTTACTATTACCTTAACCAGTTTAGTCGTCGCATTTTCAGTTAGTGCAGCCGGTATGAACTCAAAATGGAACAACGGTTCAGCTCCTCAACAACCCGTGTTCAGTCAGATAGACGTAGATGGTGACAAGCTCATTTCCAGTCAGGAATTGATCGATTTTAAAGCCCAGCGCATCTCAGAACGTGCTGAACAAGGTCGCAGACTACAGAACATAAGCCGTTCAACAGAGTTCGGTTCTTACGACAGCGATGGTGACGGTTTTATCAGTGAAGACGAGTTTACTGCTCATAAAAACTCAGCCCGCGCAGCCATGCAAAATGGCAGACAAGGCAATTGGCAAAATGGAATGAAAGGCAAACAGGGCTTTAACAAAGGTCAACGCAAAGGAAACTGTCAGGGTCCACGGCAAAGTCAGATTTAGGTCACACCTTGTTGCATATGTTGTTCTAACTTTATAAGGCCCTTTTAATCAGGGCCTTATCTACTTAATCATCAGTAGGGTCTTGTGCTCTGCTCCACTACAGGATGTCCGTTATGTCTCAGTTTGGCTGGAAGCAACGTTTACTATTCTTTCCCCCGTTAATCATTGGCATCGCTCTTCTGCTGCTGGCACCTTCTATGAAAGCAGAGCCACCCAAAACCACCAACACCAGTGGCAAAAAAGTGGTTCGCGTGTTGAGCGTGGTACCGAGGAAAATCCAACCTTCCGCAACAGGTTATGGTCACAGCCAACCTGCAACGGAATGGGAAGCAGCCTCTCAGGTTGAAGGTGCCATTGTCTGGGTTTCTCCTCAATTAAAGGCCGGAGCCATCATAAATCAAGGCGAAAAACTGCTGCAACTCGACCCTTCCCAGTATGAACTTTCCGTTGCGCGCTTGCAGGCAGAACTTGATGTCTCCCGTCTGAAAGACAAAACCATTCAGGCCTCTGTCTCTATTGCGGAAAAAGAGTTTGATTTACAAAGTTCTGAGTATCAGCGCTCAGTCCGTTTAAATAAGACCGGACACCTTTCAAGGAATGAGCTTGATAACGCCAACCGTTCTCTGCTTAACAGCCAACAGCAGTTGCAGACCCTGAAGAACAATCTGCTGATTAATCAGGCTGAGCAGCAGGTGTTGATTACTCAGCTGGCGCTGGCGCAACGGGATCTCGCCAATACCAGTATCGTCGCCCCTTTTAACCTCAGGGTTACTGAGAAAATGGCTGACCTTGCTGAGTATGTAAACAAAGGCGAAGTGCTGCTAAAAGCCGACAGCACCCATGCGGTTGAAGTGAGTGCTCAGTTCCCTCTGGGTAAAATGCGCCCCCTTCGCCGCACTGAAGATAAATCCGCAGTGGACAACAAACTTCATTCCACCCTTGAAGCTGTGGTTGAACTGGACGCCGGTGGTAAGTTAATCCGCTGGGACGCCTCTGTGGATCGCTCCGGCGGCCTTATTGATGCACAAACACAAAGCCAGAGCATTGTGGTCAAAATTGACAATCCTTATCAGCAGGCTCAGCCCGGCCAGAAACCACCGCTTATCCGCGACACTTTTGTAAAAGTAACCCTTAAAGCACCTGTACTGAAAAAACAGATCTTGCTGCCGGTA
This is a stretch of genomic DNA from Vibrio sp. SCSIO 43137. It encodes these proteins:
- a CDS encoding EF-hand domain-containing protein, which translates into the protein MKGTTLTITLTSLVVAFSVSAAGMNSKWNNGSAPQQPVFSQIDVDGDKLISSQELIDFKAQRISERAEQGRRLQNISRSTEFGSYDSDGDGFISEDEFTAHKNSARAAMQNGRQGNWQNGMKGKQGFNKGQRKGNCQGPRQSQI
- a CDS encoding efflux RND transporter periplasmic adaptor subunit, with product MSQFGWKQRLLFFPPLIIGIALLLLAPSMKAEPPKTTNTSGKKVVRVLSVVPRKIQPSATGYGHSQPATEWEAASQVEGAIVWVSPQLKAGAIINQGEKLLQLDPSQYELSVARLQAELDVSRLKDKTIQASVSIAEKEFDLQSSEYQRSVRLNKTGHLSRNELDNANRSLLNSQQQLQTLKNNLLINQAEQQVLITQLALAQRDLANTSIVAPFNLRVTEKMADLAEYVNKGEVLLKADSTHAVEVSAQFPLGKMRPLRRTEDKSAVDNKLHSTLEAVVELDAGGKLIRWDASVDRSGGLIDAQTQSQSIVVKIDNPYQQAQPGQKPPLIRDTFVKVTLKAPVLKKQILLPVNAIHNNKVYTVSSEGKLVIKPVKIDFVQGQIAVVSSGVEAKDKVVLSKLSPAVEGMSLKPQPDKKIVRWLDKETGFTQVKKPEKEGK